Proteins found in one Xenopus laevis strain J_2021 chromosome 1L, Xenopus_laevis_v10.1, whole genome shotgun sequence genomic segment:
- the LOC108719098 gene encoding E3 ubiquitin-protein ligase TRIM39-like: protein MAAADLRDELSCSICLNIYTDPVSLPCGHNFCRVCIGTTWDIQEGSGAYSCPECRAEYQERPALHRNRTLGNIAERFLPTETEPGETGIFCTYCVLSPVPAAKSCLLCEASLCDTHLRVHSKSAEHVLTQPTDSFMGRKCSVHHKVLEYYCCEESVCVCVSCCLAGEHRGHRVELLSEASEKKKEKLRKVLEKLSPEREKTERGAQRLQERRREVAEKAAGESERVTALFRDIREQLEALEKRLLSDISSQKEKLYLQLTDLMEQLEIKKDELSRKIRHIEELCNMADPLTVLQERESHGAADNEGGRERHDIKVPAVGDLDVDLISETLLTGLAAIVTGVKGRWIYGQEATDLLLDINTAGNLVSVSGDRKSASYSLTDQCHPQSPERFQKYPQTLSSRSFPSGRHYWEVEVSESGSWRVGVAYPSIERRGDQSWIGENNKSWCLRRWNNKYSVRHDSKFTQLPHVPSCRRIRISLDYEAGRLSFYELSEPIRHLHTFTATFTEPLHAAFCVGWDQNSCMRII from the coding sequence ATGgcggctgctgatctgagagacgagctgagctgctccatctgcctgaacatttatactgatcctgtatccctgccgtgtggccataacttctgccgggtctgtattgggacaacatgggacatccaggagggatctggggcttattcctgccctgaatgtAGAGCAGAGTATCAGGAGCGCCCTGCCCTGCACAGGAACAGAACTCTGGGTAACATAGCAGAGAGATTCCTTCCAACTGAGACAGAGCCGGGGGAGACTGGGATCTTCTGCACCTACTGTGTCCTCTCTCCTGTACCTGCTGCtaaatcctgtctcctgtgtgaggcttctctgtgtgaTACCCACCTGAGGGTCCACAGCAAGTCAGCAGAACATGTACTGACCCAACCCACCGACTCCTTTATGGggagaaaatgttctgtacatcACAAGGTTCTGGAGTATTACTGCTGTGAggagtctgtctgtgtctgtgtgtcctgctgtctggctggagagcacaggggccacagggtggagctgctgagcgaagcctctgagaagaagaaagagaaactgaGGAAAGTTCTGGAGAAATTGAgcccagagagagagaagactgagagaggagcccagagactgcaggagcgcaggagagaagtggcagaaaaagcagctGGTGAGTCggagagagtcactgccctgtttagagacatcagggaacagctggaagccctagagaagcgactcctgagtgacatctccagccagaaagagaagcttTACCTTCAACTCACtgatctgatggagcagctggaaataaagaaggacgagctgtccaggaagatccgtcacattgaggagctgtgcaacatggcagatccactcactgtcctacaggaacgggaatcacatggagctgcagataatgaggggggcagagagagacatgatataaaggtccctgctgtaggggatctggatgtggatctgatctcagagacattactcacaggcttagctgccattgtgactggggtaaagggaaggtggatctatgggcaggaggctacagacctgttactggatataaacacggctgggaatcttgtatctgtatcaggggacaggaaatctgcttcctactcactcACAGACCAGTGTCacccacaatccccagagagatttcagaaATATCCTCAGACcttaagcagcaggagtttcccctcagggcgacattactgggaagtggaggtcagtgaatcagggAGCTGgagggtaggggtggcctatcccagtatagagaggagaggggatCAGTCCTGGATTGGGGAgaataacaagtcctggtgtttgcgcagatggaataataaatattcAGTGAGACATGACAGTAAATTCACACAGTTACCCCACgtcccttcctgcaggagaatcaggatctcattggactatgaggccggacgtctgtccttttatgagctgagtgagccaatcagacacttacacaccttcactgccacattcactgagccccttcatgctgcattctgtGTAGGGTGGGATCAAAATTCCTGTATGAGAATTATTTAG